The Citrifermentans bemidjiense Bem genome window below encodes:
- a CDS encoding valine--tRNA ligase, with amino-acid sequence MANKELEKVYEPKSVEERWYQQWEQKGYFHANVPSDKPGYSIVIPPPNITGVLHMGHALNNTLQDILCRWKRMAGYNVLWMPGTDHAGIATQNVVERQLAAEGKDRFELGREAFIERVWQWKGESGGQIIGQLKRLGASCDWERERFTMDAGLSKAVREVFVRLYQEKLIYRDNRLINWCPRCHTALSDIEVEHEEKAGHLWHLRYPVVGTNDFLVVATTRPETMLGDTAVAVHPEDERYAHLIGKMVMLPLVNREIPIIADDYVDREFGTGVVKITPAHDFNDFEMGVRHNLDRINVFDESGVVNAAGKQYEGMERFAARKQVVADLEAAGLLEKIQDHALSVGGCYRCKTVVEPYMSLQWYVKVAPLAERALGAVKDGRTKIVPQQWENTYYDWMENIRDWCISRQIWWGHRIPAWYCDHCGHITVAKEDPTCCDECGSDEIRQETDVLDTWFSSALWPFSTMGWPEKTPELASFYPTSCLITGFDILFFWVARMMMMGLHFMDEVPFTDVYIHALVRDAQGQKMSKSKGNVIDPLTVIDAYGTDAFRFTLAAFAAQGRDIKLAEERIAGYRNFANKIWNASRFAMMNLEGFDPNRVDPASLKLSNADRWILYRLNQTAVSVDAALGSFRFNEAANDLYRFTWSEFCDWYIELAKDDLYKGDADRQASAKYVLWLVLENLLRLLHPFMPFITEEIWQALPKKDGAAESIMISSFPTPCAEWEGYAAAATEMDLVMEVIKGIRNIRGEMEVAPSKQIAAILDCKSEASLALLKRNEAYVMSLARLSDLGIGQGIERPAEASLQVAGDVEIIVPLRGLVNVEEEEKRLGKEIAKIEKDIEFLSKKLENPSFVERAPADVVEKEREKIGEFANKKKLLEESLEKIQRLR; translated from the coding sequence ATGGCAAACAAAGAGCTGGAAAAGGTTTACGAGCCGAAAAGCGTCGAGGAGCGTTGGTACCAGCAGTGGGAGCAGAAGGGTTACTTCCACGCGAACGTCCCCTCCGACAAGCCTGGCTACAGCATCGTGATCCCCCCCCCGAACATCACCGGCGTGTTGCATATGGGGCACGCGCTCAACAATACGCTGCAGGATATCCTGTGCCGCTGGAAACGTATGGCCGGTTACAACGTCCTCTGGATGCCGGGGACCGACCATGCCGGCATCGCGACGCAAAACGTGGTTGAGCGCCAGCTGGCGGCCGAGGGGAAGGACCGTTTCGAGTTGGGACGCGAGGCGTTCATCGAGCGGGTCTGGCAGTGGAAGGGCGAATCCGGCGGGCAGATCATCGGCCAGCTGAAGCGCCTGGGCGCCTCCTGCGACTGGGAGCGCGAGCGCTTCACCATGGACGCCGGCCTCTCCAAGGCGGTGCGCGAGGTGTTCGTGCGCCTGTACCAGGAGAAGCTGATCTACCGCGACAACCGCCTGATCAACTGGTGCCCGCGCTGCCATACCGCGCTCTCCGACATCGAGGTCGAGCACGAGGAGAAGGCGGGGCACCTGTGGCACCTGCGCTACCCGGTGGTCGGGACGAATGACTTCTTGGTGGTTGCCACCACCCGCCCGGAAACCATGCTGGGCGACACCGCGGTGGCGGTACACCCCGAGGACGAGCGCTACGCCCACCTGATCGGGAAGATGGTGATGCTCCCCCTGGTCAACCGCGAGATCCCGATCATCGCCGACGACTATGTCGACCGCGAGTTCGGCACCGGCGTGGTGAAGATCACCCCGGCCCACGATTTCAACGACTTCGAGATGGGGGTCAGGCACAACCTGGACCGCATCAACGTCTTCGACGAGTCGGGCGTCGTGAACGCAGCCGGCAAGCAGTACGAGGGGATGGAGCGCTTCGCCGCCAGGAAGCAGGTGGTGGCCGATCTCGAAGCTGCCGGGCTTTTGGAGAAGATCCAGGACCACGCGCTTTCCGTCGGCGGCTGCTACCGCTGCAAGACCGTGGTCGAGCCGTACATGTCGCTGCAGTGGTACGTGAAGGTTGCACCTTTGGCCGAGCGCGCTTTGGGCGCCGTCAAGGACGGGCGCACGAAGATCGTCCCGCAGCAGTGGGAGAACACCTACTACGACTGGATGGAGAACATCCGCGACTGGTGCATCTCGCGCCAGATCTGGTGGGGGCACCGCATTCCCGCCTGGTACTGCGACCACTGCGGCCACATCACGGTCGCCAAGGAGGATCCGACTTGCTGCGACGAGTGCGGCTCCGACGAGATCCGCCAGGAAACCGACGTGCTCGACACCTGGTTCTCCTCGGCGCTTTGGCCCTTCTCCACCATGGGGTGGCCGGAGAAGACACCAGAGCTCGCCTCCTTCTACCCGACCTCGTGCCTCATCACCGGCTTCGACATCCTCTTCTTCTGGGTGGCGCGCATGATGATGATGGGGCTCCACTTCATGGACGAGGTCCCCTTCACCGACGTCTACATCCATGCCCTGGTGCGCGACGCGCAGGGGCAGAAGATGTCCAAGTCCAAGGGGAACGTGATCGATCCGCTGACCGTGATCGACGCCTACGGCACCGACGCCTTCCGCTTCACCCTGGCCGCCTTCGCAGCACAGGGTCGTGACATCAAGCTCGCCGAGGAGAGGATCGCCGGCTACCGCAACTTCGCCAACAAGATCTGGAACGCCTCCCGCTTCGCCATGATGAACCTGGAGGGTTTCGACCCGAACAGGGTGGACCCGGCTTCCCTCAAGCTTTCCAACGCCGACCGCTGGATACTGTACCGGCTGAACCAGACCGCCGTCTCGGTCGACGCCGCGCTCGGATCCTTCCGCTTCAACGAGGCGGCGAACGATTTGTACCGCTTCACCTGGAGCGAGTTCTGCGACTGGTACATCGAGCTTGCCAAGGACGACCTCTACAAGGGGGACGCCGACAGGCAGGCTTCGGCGAAGTATGTGCTCTGGCTGGTGCTGGAGAACCTGCTGCGCCTTCTGCATCCGTTCATGCCGTTCATCACCGAGGAGATCTGGCAGGCGCTTCCGAAAAAGGATGGCGCCGCCGAGTCGATCATGATCTCCAGCTTCCCGACCCCTTGCGCTGAGTGGGAAGGTTACGCCGCTGCCGCCACCGAGATGGATCTGGTCATGGAAGTGATCAAGGGGATCAGGAACATCCGCGGCGAGATGGAAGTGGCCCCGAGCAAGCAGATCGCCGCCATCCTCGACTGCAAGTCCGAGGCAAGCCTTGCCCTCTTGAAGCGCAACGAGGCCTACGTTATGAGCCTTGCGCGCCTCTCCGACCTGGGCATCGGCCAGGGGATCGAGCGTCCCGCAGAAGCTTCGCTGCAGGTCGCGGGCGACGTCGAGATCATCGTGCCGCTCAGGGGGCTGGTGAACGTCGAGGAAGAGGAGAAGCGTCTAGGCAAAGAGATCGCCAAGATCGAGAAGGACATCGAGTTCCTCTCCAAGAAGCTTGAGAACCCGAGCTTCGTCGAGCGCGCCCCGGCTGACGTGGTCGAGAAGGAGCGCGAGAAGATAGGCGAGTTTGCCAACAAGAAGAAGCTCTTGGAAGAGAGCCTGGAGAAGATCCAGAGGCTCAGGTAG
- a CDS encoding prepilin peptidase, which translates to MSIPYIIYSCFAFILGGVVGSFLNVCICRMPQGESVVSPPSHCPKCDYRIRWYDNIPVLSYLLLKGKCRGCGAPISAQYPLVELLNAFLTLALFIRLFPVRLIEEAPMQIVLRQGSIFGVLFVFCSALVVVTFIDLEHQIIPDAITLPGIVAGFAASFFIPQLGWLNSLIGILAGGGSLFLVAYIYQAIAKKDGMGGGDIKLLAMMGAFLGWKAILFIIFTASLIGSVIGVSVMLARKENSSLAIPFGPFLASGAVLYIFYGNRIIHWYLSMGS; encoded by the coding sequence TTGAGCATCCCCTACATCATCTATTCCTGCTTCGCCTTCATCCTGGGGGGCGTGGTCGGCTCCTTCCTCAACGTCTGCATCTGCCGCATGCCCCAAGGGGAATCGGTGGTCTCCCCCCCTTCGCACTGCCCCAAGTGCGATTACCGCATCCGCTGGTACGATAACATCCCGGTGCTGAGCTATCTCCTCTTGAAGGGGAAATGCCGCGGCTGCGGCGCTCCCATCTCGGCGCAGTACCCGCTGGTGGAGCTTTTGAACGCTTTCCTCACCCTGGCGCTTTTCATCAGGCTTTTCCCTGTGCGGCTCATCGAAGAGGCACCGATGCAGATCGTGCTGAGACAGGGATCGATCTTTGGCGTCCTGTTCGTATTCTGCAGCGCGCTCGTCGTGGTCACCTTCATAGACCTGGAACACCAGATCATTCCCGACGCCATCACGCTCCCAGGCATCGTCGCCGGTTTTGCAGCGTCTTTTTTCATTCCGCAACTGGGGTGGCTCAACTCGCTGATCGGCATATTGGCAGGCGGCGGGAGCCTCTTTCTTGTCGCCTATATCTACCAGGCCATCGCCAAGAAGGACGGCATGGGAGGAGGAGACATCAAACTTCTCGCCATGATGGGCGCTTTCCTCGGCTGGAAGGCAATCCTCTTCATCATCTTCACGGCCTCCCTGATCGGCTCCGTGATAGGGGTGAGCGTGATGCTGGCCCGTAAGGAGAATTCCAGCCTCGCCATCCCATTCGGCCCCTTCCTGGCAAGCGGCGCCGTGCTCTACATCTTCTACGGCAACAGAATCATTCACTGGTACCTGAGCATGGGAAGCTAA
- a CDS encoding sensor histidine kinase: MKPTRFSLTFYTLSALSIMLVLTWVLLSVISFNTAEKDLLNQKGEEGKLLLSSIVLLLPRPLAPPEPGSAAAKYLEHLRKDRAFVGLLVIDSAGRDLYTLSDPGGANAALLGVLRRGRGTFQVSPDGRLAWCYLPVMEQGRAIGAARLTLSLLPEREKLRGSRNLFLSYFILDFLLLLVVGSYLLSSSVVVPIRRLLAATRRIAAGDLSGTVDIPGSQEVAELGDAFNTMVVALREKREEVEANVASLNRANREIIEARNEAIRSEKMASVGLLAAGMAHEIGTPLAAIMGYSGILSEEVAGDPEKSDYLRRITEESKRIDRIVRGLLDYARPKGSQREEIEVLQLLEKVVELLEAQGALKLLEVTVEAEPSLPRLYADPHQLEQLLINLIMNAKDAMPKGGKLQLKGMSVGGGVAIEVADTGEGMPPEHLPLVFDPFFTTKEPGKGTGLGLAIAARIAESCGGTLTVQSELGEGSRFRLTLPAGGSG, translated from the coding sequence ATGAAACCTACCCGGTTCAGCCTCACCTTCTATACCCTCTCCGCCCTGAGCATCATGCTGGTGCTCACCTGGGTGCTTCTTTCCGTAATCTCCTTCAACACCGCCGAAAAAGACCTGCTGAACCAAAAGGGGGAAGAAGGAAAGCTGTTGCTTTCCAGCATCGTCCTTCTGCTGCCGCGTCCTTTGGCCCCGCCCGAACCAGGTTCGGCCGCGGCCAAGTACCTGGAGCACCTTAGGAAGGACCGTGCCTTCGTGGGGCTGCTGGTGATCGATTCCGCGGGGCGAGACCTCTACACCCTCTCCGATCCGGGCGGGGCCAATGCCGCTTTGCTCGGCGTATTGCGCCGTGGGCGCGGGACCTTCCAGGTGTCGCCGGACGGCCGGCTTGCGTGGTGCTACCTTCCGGTCATGGAGCAGGGGAGGGCGATCGGGGCGGCTCGGCTCACCCTGTCGCTGCTTCCCGAGCGGGAAAAGCTCAGAGGTTCCCGGAACCTTTTTCTTTCCTACTTCATCCTCGATTTCCTGCTGCTCCTGGTGGTCGGCTCATATCTTCTTTCCTCAAGCGTAGTTGTGCCGATAAGAAGACTGTTGGCGGCGACCCGCAGAATCGCGGCGGGGGATTTGAGCGGCACCGTGGACATCCCCGGAAGCCAGGAAGTGGCGGAACTGGGCGACGCCTTCAATACGATGGTGGTGGCGCTCAGGGAGAAGAGGGAGGAGGTCGAGGCAAATGTAGCCTCCTTGAACCGCGCCAACCGGGAGATCATCGAGGCGCGCAACGAGGCGATACGTTCCGAGAAGATGGCGTCCGTTGGGCTTTTGGCGGCCGGGATGGCACACGAAATCGGGACTCCGCTTGCGGCCATCATGGGGTACAGCGGGATTCTCTCCGAGGAGGTTGCCGGCGACCCGGAGAAGTCAGATTACCTGCGCAGGATCACCGAAGAGTCGAAGCGGATCGACAGGATCGTCAGGGGGCTTTTGGACTATGCCCGGCCCAAGGGTAGCCAGCGTGAGGAAATAGAAGTGCTGCAGCTGTTGGAGAAGGTGGTGGAGCTTCTGGAGGCACAGGGGGCGTTGAAGCTCTTGGAGGTCACGGTCGAGGCGGAGCCGTCCCTGCCGCGGCTGTATGCCGACCCGCACCAGTTGGAGCAGCTGCTCATCAACCTCATCATGAATGCCAAGGATGCCATGCCCAAGGGGGGCAAGCTGCAGCTCAAGGGGATGAGCGTGGGAGGGGGCGTCGCCATCGAGGTTGCCGACACCGGTGAAGGTATGCCGCCCGAGCACCTGCCGCTGGTATTCGACCCCTTCTTCACCACCAAGGAGCCCGGTAAGGGAACCGGTCTGGGGCTAGCCATCGCGGCCAGGATAGCCGAGTCGTGCGGCGGGACACTCACCGTGCAAAGCGAGTTGGGAGAGGGGAGCCGGTTCAGGCTGAC